One Rissa tridactyla isolate bRisTri1 chromosome 1, bRisTri1.patW.cur.20221130, whole genome shotgun sequence DNA segment encodes these proteins:
- the LOC128918286 gene encoding cyclin-dependent kinase inhibitor 1B-like has product MSNVRISNGSPTLERMEARQSEYPKPSACRNLFGPVNHEELNRDLKKHRQEMEEACQRKWNFDFQNHKPLEGRYEWQAVEKGSSPDFYFRPPRLLKAVCKSAGRQSLDVNGNCQTVVFVGSQGISEDTHCVDQKTDVSENQTDFAEQCTGQRKRPATDDSSPQNKRANTTEEEVSEDSPSASSVEQTPKKSSPRRHQT; this is encoded by the exons atgTCAAACGTCCGTATTTCTAATGGGAGCCCTACCCTGGAGCGCATGGAAGCCAGGCAGTCGGAGTACCCGAAGCCGTCAGCTTGCAGGAACCTCTTCGGGCCGGTGAATCACGAAGAGTTAAACAGGGACTTGAAGAAGCACCGccaggagatggaggaggcaTGCCAGAGGAAGTGGAATTTCGATTTCCAGAATCACAAGCCGCTGGAAGGCAGGTACGAGTGGCAAGCCGTGGAGAAGGGGAGCTCGCCCGACTTCTACTTCAGACCCCCCAGGCTACTGAAAGCTGTCTGCAAGTCCGCTGGTCGCCAGAGCTTGGATGTAAACGGGAATTGCCAAACCGTGGTTTTTGTCGGTTCTCAGGGAATCTCAGAGGACACTCACTGTGTAGATCAAAAGACTgatgtttctgaaaatcagaCGGACTTTGCAGAGCAGTGCACTGGGCAGAGGAAAAGACCTGCCACCGATG ATTCCTCTCCTCAAAATAAAAGAGCCAACACAACAGAAGAAGAGGTTTCAGAAGACTCCCCCAGTGCCAGTTCAGTGGAGCAAACACCCAAGAAATCAAGCCCGAGAAGACATCAAACGTAA